The genomic DNA CGCGCAGCGCGCCGATCTGGGCGGCCACACCGTCGCTCCCGAGATCCGACACACCTCCCCACTTCGGGGTGCAGCCGCCGCCGTCGGTGATGAAGGCGAGGTTGTAGTTCTTCACGCCGGTCGCGGTGACGTTGGCGAGCAGGTCGAAGGCGGGGTAGAGGGAGGTGTCGACGTAGGGGGCGAAGCCCGCGCCGGTCGTCGTGCCGGTGCCGCTGCTCGGGGTCGGGGTCGGAGTGGGCGTGGGCGTGGCCGTCCGGGTGGGAGTGGGCGTGGCCGTCGGCTTGGCGGTCGGCGTCGGTGTGGGCGTGGGCGTCCCCGTGGGGCGGCCGGTCGGCTCGGGGGTCGCGGTGCCGTCCGTCGAGCACTTGGCGTTGTCGATGAGGCAACCGGTCGGCTGGCCCGTGCCGTTGACCACGAAGCCGACCGTGGCCGACTCGCCGGCCGCGAGACCGTCCGGGTCCCACTTCGGCGGCTTCACGGTGATGTGCTGCCCGCTCACACTCGACTCGGCGTTCCACAGCGAGCTCAGCTTCGAACCGGACGGCAGGTCGAACTCCAGCGTCCAGTCCTTCTCCCGGGCACCGGTCGTGTTGGTGACGACGTACTGCGCGGTGTACCCCGTCGACCACTCGCTGGTCCTGGTGTAGGCCGCGCCGACGCTCGCCGCCTGGGCGCTGCCGGTCAGCATGATCGCGCCGCCACCGACCACCGCCGCGGCGACCGCTCCGCCGATCGCCTTGTTCCTGTTGCTGATCCTGCGCCGGTGGGTGCTCATCGCGTGCCTGCTCTCGCTGTCCGCCTGGGAGTGGGTGCGGCAGCACGCTAGCGATCCGGAATCGGGCAAAGTGCCTGATCCGGGCGGGGGTCGGCGATCTTAGGGTGCGCTTAAGGGAGGGATCGGGAACGGTTAAAGGTAGAGACCAATCTGCCGCGCCGACGCCGTCGTACGGCCCCTCGATGCCCCTTGCGCTCCGGCTCCCGCCCGTCGAGCTGGATCCAGATCCGCACCTCCGTGCCGCCGAGCATCGAGGAGCCGATCCGGACGTCCCCGCCCGTCGACTCCGCGAGCCGGCGCACGATGTCCAGCCCGAGCCCGGTCGACCCGTCGCTGCCGGAACCGCGCCCGCGCGCCATCGCCGCCTCGGGATCGCGTATGCCGGAGCCCGCGTCGGAGACGAGCACGATCACCGCGTCCTCGCTGTTGTGCACGTCGACCGCGAAGGCCGTGCCCTCGGGGGTGTGCCGGAACACGTTGCCCAGCAGGGCGTCGAGGGAGGCGACCAGGTCGGCGCGGGCCACGGGTATCCGCACCGGCCGCTCCACCCCGGCCACCCGCACCTTGCGGCCCTCGTCCTCGGCGAGCGCGGACCAGAACCGCATCCGCTCGCGCACCACCTCGGCCGCGTCGCATCCGGCACCGGGCCCGGCGGCCACGGTCTGCGGCTTGGCCTCGCGCGCGGTCCGGATGATCGTGTCGACCTCCCGCTCCAACTGCGCGACGGCGGTCCGCGTCT from Streptomyces sp. NBC_01478 includes the following:
- a CDS encoding glycoside hydrolase family 18 protein; translation: MSTHRRRISNRNKAIGGAVAAAVVGGGAIMLTGSAQAASVGAAYTRTSEWSTGYTAQYVVTNTTGAREKDWTLEFDLPSGSKLSSLWNAESSVSGQHITVKPPKWDPDGLAAGESATVGFVVNGTGQPTGCLIDNAKCSTDGTATPEPTGRPTGTPTPTPTPTAKPTATPTPTRTATPTPTPTPTPSSGTGTTTGAGFAPYVDTSLYPAFDLLANVTATGVKNYNLAFITDGGGCTPKWGGVSDLGSDGVAAQIGALRAKGGDVRVSFGGASGSELATTCGSASALATAYGKVVDAYGLTKVDFDIEGAALPNTAANTIRAQATAKLQQQHPNLDVSYTLPVMPEGLTQDGVNLLSNAKSNGVKINTVNIMAMDYGPAYSGNMGTYSQQAATATQAQVKSVLGLSDAAAWKAVAVTPMIGVNDVSSEVFTVEDANGLAAFAKAKGLGGLSMWSATRDKQCPGGAKPTADATCSSVVQGTSAFTKAFAAFQ